A stretch of Planococcus citri chromosome 5, ihPlaCitr1.1, whole genome shotgun sequence DNA encodes these proteins:
- the LOC135846973 gene encoding uncharacterized protein LOC135846973: MRYVAFAFVSWLVIGTALSANVDFSKAYDEKVCNNEPSCNLINEPNLTEDRRTLWKRDCMCDSECVKYGDCCADSEFYNAVNGSRTLYTCSSSSRMYMLTNCPDGYADQEMVSKCQASTQPSTGDNFLIRPATNLNTHTTYGNAYCAICHDDAIDIVLWSLTARCGEAPAGSDSQNRISSTSGNTNQVSTPPKNSKPPSAESFENNKVSTPSKNSIPASTPTPENIDKVTSTTKKPSLFPSISINKQGVEISALGHTFKPSLKPNFFGRNKRQATGSGIDYNRYQKDLNNILEYVRYDNNTKRFVSQYNGKNFVCEFSTLAPKNFNLNVHARKCVPNLISSCPTNTDKETAAKCLANTAIIYNEKKKTVYKNRECAKCNNELETELSGCPPAERATGSSLFSTADKGSAPPCDKPEFKSTPMCTS; this comes from the exons ATGCGCTACGTAGCATTCGCATTCGTATCATGGCTGGTGATCGGAACAGCATTATCAGCCAACGTGGATTTTTCAAAGGCATATGACGAGAA AGTTTGCAATAACGAGCCTTCGTGTAATCTCATCAATGAACCGAATTTGACAGAGGACCGTCGTACTTTGTGGAAAAGAGATTGTATGTGCGATTCCGAATGCGTTAAATATGGCGATTGCTGCGCAGATTCTGAATTCTATAACGCAGTCAATGGAAGCAGAACACTTTACACTTGTTCGTCGAGttcacga ATGTACATGTTAACGAATTGTCCTGACGGGTACGCAGATCAAGAAATGGTATCAAAATGTCAAGCTTCTACACAACCTTCCACCGGTGACAATTTCCTAATTCGACCAGCAACAAACCTGAACACCCATACCACCTATGGAAACGCTTATTGCGCCATCTGCCACGATGACGCTATCGATATCGTTCTGTGGAGTCTCACCGCAAGATGTGGAGAAGCTCCGGCCGGATCCGACTCTCAAAACCGAATTTCATCCACTTCCGGAAACACTAACCAAGTTTCTACTCCACCGAAAAATTCCAAACCACCTTCCGCCGAAtcgtttgaaaataataaagttTCCACTccttcgaaaaattcaatacctGCATCGACTCCAACGCCTGAAAACATCGATAAGGTTACTTCAACTACGAAGAAACCTTCGTTATTCCCATCAATTAGTATCAATAAGCAAGGCGTCGAGATTTCAGCTTTAGGTCACACTTTTAAACCTAGTTTGAAACCTAATTTTTTCGGCAGAAATAAACGTCAGGCAACTGGTAGTGGTATAGATTACAATAGATATCAAAAagatttgaataatattttagaATACGTCCGTTACGATAATAATACGAAACGTTTCGTGAGCCAATACAACGGTAAAAATTTCGTTTGCGAATTTTCAACTCTAGCgcctaaaaatttcaacctaaatGTGCACGCGAGGAAATGTGTTCCTAACTTGATATCATCTTGTCCGACAAACACTGATAAAGAAACTGCTGCTAAATGTTTAGCGAATACCGCCATCATatacaatgaaaaaaagaaaacagtttaTAAAAACAGAGAATGTGCTAAATGCAATAACGAATTGGAAACCGAATTGTCGG